The following proteins come from a genomic window of Meleagris gallopavo isolate NT-WF06-2002-E0010 breed Aviagen turkey brand Nicholas breeding stock chromosome Z, Turkey_5.1, whole genome shotgun sequence:
- the LOC100541124 gene encoding LOW QUALITY PROTEIN: amyloid-beta A4 precursor protein-binding family A member 1 (The sequence of the model RefSeq protein was modified relative to this genomic sequence to represent the inferred CDS: deleted 1 base in 1 codon): MHRVGGEERTTRAQRGTAGTPLRNARPRKRHRAESDGQPAARARPALPEQRRYAAPSLSRPTSRAGTAAPSSLSFVTVPGPCDPEDLIDGIIFAANYLGSTQLLSDKTPSKNVRMMQAQEAVSRIKMAQKLAKSRKKAPEGESQPMTEVDLFISTQRIKVLNADTQETMMDHPLRTISYIADIGNIVVLMARRRMPRSNSQDNVEASHPSQDGKRQYKMICHVFESEDAQLIAQSIGQAFSVAYQEFLRANGINPEDLSQKEYSDLLNTQDMYNDDLIHFSKSENCKDVCLKRQKGEILGVVIVESGWGSILPTVIIANMMHGGPAEKSGKLNIGDQIMSINGTSLVGLPLSTCQSIIKGLKNQARVKLNIVRCPPVTTVLIRRPDLRYQLGFSVQNGIICSLMRGGIAERGGVRVGHRIIEINGQSVVATPHEKIVHILSNAVGEIHMKTMPAAMYRLLTAQEQPVYI; the protein is encoded by the exons ATGCACCgagtgggaggagaggaacGAACAACCAGGGCGCAGCGCGGTACGGCCGGCACGCCCCTGCGGAACGCACGGCCGCGGAAACGGCACCGCGCCGAGAGCGACGGGCAGCCCGCCGCACGCGCAAGGCCTGCTCTTCCGGAGCAGCGGCGTTACGCAGCCCCTTCCCTCAGCCGCCCCACCTCGCGTGCGGGCACCGCAGCACCCTCC TCTCTCTCCTTTGTTACAGTTCCTGGACCGTGTGATCCTGAAGACCTAATTGATGGAATCATTTTTGCTGCCAACTACCTTGGTTCAACTCAGCTCCTGTCTGATAAAACTCCCTCCAAGAATGTGAGAATGATGCAGGCTCAGGAAGCTGTCAGCAGAATCAAG ATGGCCCAGAAATTAGCCAAAAGCAGGAAGAAG GCTCCAGAAGGGGAATCTCAGCCCATGACTGAAGTGGACCTCTTCATTTCTACGCAAAGAATTAAAGTACTGAATGCAGACACACAG GAAACCATGATGGATCATCCCCTGCGGACCATTTCTTACATCGCAGATATA GGGAATATAGTTGTTCTAATGGCTCGTAGGAGAATGCCACGGTCTAACTCCCAGGATAATGTGGAAGCATCTCACCCTTCCCAGGATGGAAAGAGACAGTACAAAATGATTTGCCATGTCTTTGAGTCTGAGGAT gcacagctgatTGCACAGTCCATAGGTCAAGCCTTTAGTGTAGCATACCAGGAGTTTCTGAGGGCGAATGGAATCAATCCCGAAGATCTTAGCCAGAAGGAATATAGTGACTTGCTCAACACCCAGGACATGTACAATGATGACCTCATTCACTTCTCCAAATCTGAAAACTGCAAAGATGTAtgtct gaaaagacaaaaaggagaAATCCTAGGTGTAGTAATTGTGGAGTCTGGCTGGGGATCCATTTTGCCTACAGTTATCATAGCCAATATGATGCATGGGGGACCAGCAGAGAAGTCTGGAAAGCTGAATATAGGGGACCAGATCATGTCAATCAACGGGACCAGTCTGGTTGGCTTACCTCTCTCAACATGTCAGAGCATTATAAAG GGTTTGAAAAACCAGGCTCGGGTTAAACTGAACATAGTCAGGTGTCCTCCAGTAACCACTGTCTTGATCAGAAGACCAGACCTCAGATATCAGTTGGGCTTCAGTGTGCAAAATGGGATT ATTTGCAGCCTTATGAGAGGCGGTATAGCAGAGCGAGGAGGTGTGCGTGTTGGCCATCGCATCATTGAAATCAATGGACAGAGTGTGGTAGCAACACCCCATGAGAAAATTGTTCACATTCTCTCAAACGCTGTTGGTGAG ATTCATATGAAGACTATGCCAGCTGCCATGTACAGACTGCTGACTGCACAAGAGCAACCAGTTTACATCTAA